In Thermocrinis minervae, a single genomic region encodes these proteins:
- the miaA gene encoding tRNA (adenosine(37)-N6)-dimethylallyltransferase MiaA produces MIVIGGPTAVGKSEVACLLAKEIDGQIISADSMSVYKKMDIGTAKPLECMKEVKHYLIDVVMPGEYFDAKLFEKLATQAIENIKSEGKVPIVCGGTYLYIQALLYGIDDTPEPDFKLRERLYSIAQKKGKHHLYKKLCIVDPVYCKKIHPNDLRRVVRALEVFLQTGKPFSSFHRWSKPRYDFVGFYLKRSWNSLSKRIEERVYRMIESGLLQEVEALLKEGFENFLTSSQAIGYKELIPYLKGNISLEEAIRRIIDNTKEQAKRQIRWFRSQGWHEIDLDALDTKQVVTKIIQIYTSRRHNY; encoded by the coding sequence ATGATAGTCATAGGTGGGCCAACGGCCGTAGGTAAGTCTGAGGTAGCCTGTCTTCTTGCCAAAGAGATAGACGGACAGATAATAAGCGCGGACTCCATGAGCGTGTACAAAAAGATGGACATAGGAACGGCAAAACCCTTAGAGTGTATGAAAGAGGTAAAGCATTACCTCATAGACGTGGTAATGCCAGGAGAGTACTTTGATGCCAAACTCTTTGAGAAGCTGGCCACACAAGCCATAGAGAACATAAAGTCAGAAGGAAAAGTACCCATAGTCTGCGGTGGTACTTACCTCTACATCCAAGCCCTTCTGTACGGCATAGACGATACACCAGAACCAGACTTTAAGCTCAGGGAGAGGCTTTACTCCATAGCTCAAAAGAAAGGAAAGCATCACCTCTACAAGAAGCTCTGCATAGTTGACCCAGTCTACTGTAAGAAGATACACCCCAACGACCTAAGAAGGGTAGTGAGAGCCCTCGAAGTATTCCTACAGACAGGAAAGCCCTTCTCTTCCTTCCATAGGTGGTCAAAACCTAGGTACGATTTTGTAGGCTTTTACCTAAAAAGGTCCTGGAATAGCCTCTCAAAGAGGATAGAAGAAAGAGTCTACCGTATGATAGAAAGCGGTCTACTGCAAGAAGTAGAAGCTTTACTGAAGGAAGGTTTTGAGAACTTTTTGACCTCTTCCCAGGCCATAGGCTACAAGGAGCTCATACCCTACCTCAAAGGCAACATATCCTTAGAAGAGGCCATAAGGAGAATAATAGACAACACCAAGGAGCAAGCAAAGAGACAGATAAGGTGGTTTAGGTCTCAAGGATGGCACGAGATAGACTTAGATGCTTTGGATACAAAACAGGTGGTAACCAAAATCATACAGATATACACATCCAGAAGGCATAATTATTAG
- the lysS gene encoding lysine--tRNA ligase has protein sequence MGENSRVQKKPEVYPYKYDVTGDIGAIKSQYEVDPKGQEVTVRGEVKRVSKLEDGYFVRLSDEQGLELVVLTREELLQGKEYNLRGRLIRYEGKLALEDAIPVDEEGKSIGEVKEFYDKDPQFREVKLAGRLVSLRSMGKAIFGHIQDYSGKIQVYIKKDVLGDEKFSIFEETVDVGDILGVEGKLFRTKTGELTIEVQDFMLLAKCLHPLPEKWHGLKDVEVRYRQRYLDLISNPEARSIFILRSKIVSLLRRFLDERGFIEVETPILQPIASGANAKPFITYHNYLEQNLYLRIAPELYLKRLIVGGFNRVYELGKNFRNEGVDTTHNPEFTMVEFYCAYWDYKDLMKFTEELFTYILDNIVGSRAITYRGRELDFNPPFKVYRYFDLLKEKTGKDKDFFLRDVEGLRKLAIDLGIPKAEKLTHAKLIDKVFDVLVEDELWGPVFVVDFPKILSPLAKTHREDPDLVERFELFIAGKEIANAYTELNDPFEQRERFLEQLKEKEMGDEEAMQMDEDFVTALEYGMPPTAGEGIGIDRLVMILADVDSIREVILFPALRSK, from the coding sequence ATGGGAGAAAATTCAAGGGTACAAAAGAAGCCAGAAGTTTACCCCTACAAGTACGATGTTACAGGAGACATAGGAGCTATCAAGAGCCAGTACGAGGTAGACCCTAAAGGTCAGGAAGTAACAGTAAGAGGAGAAGTGAAGAGAGTGTCCAAACTTGAAGATGGATACTTTGTAAGGCTCTCTGACGAACAAGGTCTTGAGCTGGTAGTTCTCACAAGAGAGGAACTCCTACAGGGTAAAGAGTACAACCTAAGAGGAAGGCTTATAAGGTACGAAGGAAAGCTTGCCCTGGAAGATGCTATACCCGTTGACGAAGAGGGGAAGAGTATAGGTGAAGTAAAAGAGTTTTACGATAAGGATCCTCAGTTTAGAGAGGTAAAGCTAGCTGGTAGGCTTGTATCTCTCAGAAGTATGGGTAAAGCCATCTTTGGACATATACAAGATTATTCTGGCAAGATCCAGGTGTACATAAAGAAGGACGTGCTGGGTGATGAAAAGTTCTCCATATTTGAAGAGACTGTAGACGTAGGAGACATACTGGGAGTAGAGGGGAAGCTTTTTAGAACCAAGACGGGAGAGCTAACTATAGAGGTCCAAGACTTTATGCTATTGGCCAAATGCTTACATCCTCTACCAGAAAAATGGCATGGTCTTAAGGATGTAGAGGTAAGGTACAGGCAGAGGTACCTGGACCTTATATCAAACCCAGAGGCTAGAAGTATATTTATCCTCAGGAGCAAAATTGTATCCTTACTCAGGCGCTTCTTAGACGAGAGAGGCTTTATAGAGGTAGAAACTCCCATACTACAACCCATAGCCTCTGGAGCCAATGCCAAGCCCTTTATCACCTATCATAACTACTTAGAACAGAACCTATACCTCAGAATAGCTCCAGAGCTTTACCTCAAGAGGCTCATAGTAGGAGGCTTTAACAGAGTCTACGAGCTTGGAAAGAACTTCAGGAACGAGGGTGTGGATACTACCCATAACCCAGAGTTTACCATGGTAGAGTTTTACTGCGCTTACTGGGACTACAAAGACCTCATGAAGTTCACAGAGGAGCTTTTTACTTACATCCTTGACAATATAGTAGGCAGCAGGGCAATCACCTACAGAGGTAGAGAGCTTGACTTTAACCCACCCTTCAAGGTTTACAGGTACTTTGACCTTCTGAAGGAAAAGACAGGAAAGGACAAAGACTTTTTCTTAAGGGATGTGGAAGGCTTGAGAAAGCTTGCCATAGATCTTGGAATACCCAAGGCAGAAAAGCTTACCCACGCCAAGCTTATAGATAAGGTCTTTGACGTGCTGGTAGAGGACGAGCTCTGGGGCCCTGTGTTTGTGGTGGACTTTCCTAAGATTCTCTCACCGTTGGCCAAAACCCACCGGGAAGATCCAGACCTGGTGGAAAGGTTTGAGCTCTTCATAGCAGGTAAGGAGATAGCAAACGCTTACACGGAGCTCAACGATCCTTTTGAACAGAGGGAAAGATTTTTAGAACAGCTGAAGGAAAAGGAAATGGGAGACGAAGAGGCCATGCAGATGGACGAAGATTTCGTAACTGCCCTCGAGTACGGAATGCCACCCACAGCTGGTGAAGGTATTGGCATAGACAGATTAGTGATGATACTGGCTGATGTAGATTCCATAAGAGAAGTCATACTTTTCCCAGCTCTTAGAAGTAAATGA
- the thiE gene encoding thiamine phosphate synthase, with protein MMELPRLYAITDPKAYGEDFFGTLKKVLERGVRMIQLREKEISAREYYQKALKARQITREYSALLLINERVDIAIAVEADGVHLPENSLPPSVVKKLKKDLIVGYSAHNLESAIYAQQEGADFVTLSPIFRTESHPEVEPLGPGALKEVSQRLSIPVFALGGVTWDRIKLCYKNGAYGVASIRMFLS; from the coding sequence ATGATGGAACTTCCAAGGCTTTATGCCATAACAGATCCAAAAGCTTACGGTGAAGACTTTTTTGGAACCTTAAAAAAGGTCCTGGAACGTGGTGTGCGCATGATCCAACTAAGGGAAAAGGAAATAAGCGCAAGGGAATACTACCAAAAAGCCCTAAAAGCAAGACAGATAACGAGGGAGTATTCAGCACTGCTTTTGATAAACGAGCGTGTGGACATAGCCATAGCAGTAGAGGCCGATGGTGTACACTTACCTGAGAACTCTTTACCCCCTTCTGTTGTGAAGAAGCTAAAAAAAGACCTAATAGTGGGTTACTCGGCGCATAACCTAGAGAGTGCCATATACGCCCAACAGGAAGGAGCTGACTTTGTAACCCTTAGCCCTATCTTCAGAACCGAGTCCCACCCAGAGGTAGAACCTCTGGGACCTGGTGCCCTTAAGGAAGTTAGTCAAAGACTCTCCATACCAGTCTTTGCATTGGGTGGTGTAACCTGGGACAGGATAAAGCTCTGCTACAAGAACGGAGCCTACGGAGTTGCCAGCATAAGAATGTTCCTTTCATGA
- the tsaD gene encoding tRNA (adenosine(37)-N6)-threonylcarbamoyltransferase complex transferase subunit TsaD, producing the protein MITLAVETSCDETSLALYSDSGEVCKEITLSQALVHHSFGGVVPELSAREHTRNILPLLDELLRTSPVDLKKVDFVSFTLTPGLILSLVVGVAFAKAISYALGKPLVPVHHLEGHIYSVFLEKPVDYPFLALIVSGGHTDLYLVEGFSRYTFLGGTLDDAVGESYDKVATMMGLGYPGGPVIDRLAKEGQPVYNFPRPMLKENTLNMSFSGLKTAVRQVIEKGSYRKEDVARSFQDAIMDVLEEKTLLASRFTGIRRVVIVGGVSANSELRRRFGLLQDKGLLEVYIPRPRLSTDNALMIAYAGMERFKKGVVAPEDINPEPNIPLEVFGKVWGK; encoded by the coding sequence ATGATCACCCTGGCTGTGGAAACCTCCTGCGACGAGACGTCTTTAGCTTTATACTCGGACTCGGGTGAGGTGTGTAAGGAGATTACCCTTTCCCAGGCTCTTGTTCATCATTCCTTTGGGGGAGTGGTTCCTGAACTTTCCGCCAGAGAACACACTAGAAACATACTACCTCTCCTGGACGAACTCTTAAGAACTTCACCTGTAGACCTGAAGAAAGTGGACTTTGTTTCCTTTACCCTGACGCCTGGGCTAATACTTTCCTTGGTGGTGGGTGTTGCTTTTGCTAAGGCTATCTCTTACGCTCTGGGTAAGCCCTTAGTGCCAGTACATCACCTAGAAGGACACATATACTCCGTGTTCCTGGAAAAACCTGTGGACTACCCCTTCCTAGCTCTTATAGTGTCAGGAGGACACACAGACCTTTACCTGGTTGAAGGTTTTAGCAGGTATACCTTCCTGGGTGGTACTCTAGATGACGCTGTGGGCGAGAGCTATGATAAAGTGGCCACGATGATGGGACTTGGATATCCTGGTGGTCCTGTTATAGACAGGCTTGCCAAGGAAGGGCAGCCCGTTTACAACTTCCCAAGACCTATGCTTAAGGAGAATACTCTGAACATGTCCTTTAGTGGTCTCAAGACAGCCGTAAGGCAGGTTATAGAAAAGGGCTCTTACAGAAAGGAGGATGTGGCCAGATCCTTCCAGGACGCCATCATGGACGTGCTAGAAGAGAAAACCCTTTTGGCCTCAAGGTTCACAGGTATAAGGAGGGTTGTTATAGTAGGTGGAGTTTCTGCAAACAGCGAGCTAAGAAGGAGGTTTGGACTGCTACAGGATAAGGGTCTTCTTGAGGTTTACATACCACGCCCAAGGCTGTCCACCGATAACGCTCTTATGATAGCCTATGCGGGTATGGAAAGGTTTAAGAAGGGTGTAGTGGCCCCGGAGGACATAAATCCAGAGCCCAACATACCCTTAGAGGTCTTTGGTAAAGTCTGGGGAAAATAG
- a CDS encoding ATP-binding protein translates to MEFLKKLFGKKREQSQQEYIVQTPAGTLELAIDKDIEKDPDARIDEFWIETIGVSEDGYWVLVGRRHGIIQLYDWSGKLHRLPSRPVAQVISDVVFSGSYLALLTPPYLVIYKMEDPKRPSTWKVMKISQEGIRPSGGLDLKGNVLAFGVVGDRVYTIDVTSDALFQTVEFKSAFSYREAQIGELRSIRILDNSKLVLSGTNRVAIYSIGGNLLTTLDYPSGKALEVTSKGILVANSNRLILYDVNLDREVSDAELSVNISTISIDPSENFAFCADKESNRLSIVYLPEMAEISLMEGFGYSVVKVSPDGSLYTCTVEDVQDKRYYNLVKLNTNLVDFYYPPQRQKQIISNLQDTYKKFLKALSQVKTEEEIENIKEYKELLSYDFPLREVRKLIKEAQEQVDKKRLELFIEKIQKAINNKEITGKDLYTLEERIKHSTSPERETLEKLKQKVLDYFEQELQERLLKIKHALSNIQAYSLQDLETIEDIKEFRAFISTLPTSLQSKAQESLLRTLQEKIVQERLKRYSIKTAEDRVLFGNEEFPKFSGQRRKLNWHLKVEERFLYDGREYARIAFERDDGVLLEPKRYPNILPTEELKHPPLWLRRYLRHLKGLYSYQEYRIPLFVAYEETPWFVQNLEKFVSHIKEQLEYQEGILILEGDAGTGKNFLVEVFSALTNRPLYIVPCNSKMEKEDITFTYEFDAKRGTRRVYSDLVRALQTPGAVIYFDEINTLPASLVKIFNSLFDYRRYLVLSSGEVIKARPDVILVGGMNPQNYLGVSELPQDVKSRADVLFVDYPPFEDPSGFYYPDEALILRSFVPEVSSLTKEDFVYLWYHVINGVPTERSTQVYTPEREKYARRIYEILKIANAIRKAYREYQTQQSEEPVELVFSIRDTIRCARRIVKYEDTKKLVLESMLPKVSSPLEREVIKSLVENVDL, encoded by the coding sequence ATGGAGTTTTTAAAGAAGCTCTTTGGAAAGAAAAGAGAGCAATCACAGCAAGAGTACATAGTACAAACACCAGCAGGAACCTTAGAGCTTGCCATAGACAAAGATATAGAGAAGGATCCTGACGCGCGCATAGACGAGTTTTGGATAGAAACTATAGGTGTATCCGAGGACGGTTATTGGGTACTCGTAGGAAGGCGACACGGCATAATCCAACTTTACGACTGGTCTGGTAAGCTTCACAGGCTACCCTCAAGACCCGTGGCCCAGGTAATCTCGGATGTAGTCTTCAGTGGCAGTTATCTGGCCCTACTCACACCCCCCTACTTAGTCATCTACAAGATGGAAGACCCCAAAAGACCCTCCACATGGAAGGTCATGAAGATATCCCAAGAAGGCATAAGGCCTTCAGGAGGACTTGATCTCAAAGGAAACGTACTAGCCTTTGGCGTGGTGGGAGACAGAGTTTATACCATAGACGTCACATCTGATGCCCTCTTTCAAACGGTGGAGTTTAAAAGCGCTTTTAGCTACAGAGAAGCACAGATAGGTGAGTTAAGAAGTATAAGGATTTTGGACAACTCTAAGCTTGTTCTATCAGGTACCAACAGAGTTGCCATATACAGCATAGGCGGTAATCTCCTTACCACCCTTGATTATCCATCAGGAAAGGCCCTTGAGGTAACTTCCAAAGGTATTCTGGTTGCAAACTCAAACAGGCTAATCCTCTATGACGTAAACCTAGACAGAGAAGTAAGCGATGCAGAGCTGTCAGTAAACATATCCACCATAAGTATTGATCCTTCCGAGAACTTTGCGTTCTGTGCAGACAAAGAGTCAAACAGGCTGTCCATAGTCTACCTTCCCGAAATGGCGGAGATATCTCTGATGGAGGGCTTTGGCTATTCGGTGGTGAAGGTAAGCCCCGACGGAAGCCTATACACCTGCACTGTAGAAGATGTCCAAGACAAAAGGTACTACAACCTAGTAAAGCTAAACACAAATCTTGTAGACTTTTACTACCCTCCCCAAAGGCAAAAGCAGATAATCAGCAACCTTCAAGACACTTACAAGAAGTTTTTAAAAGCACTTTCACAGGTAAAGACGGAGGAGGAGATAGAAAACATAAAGGAGTACAAAGAGCTCCTCTCGTACGATTTTCCCCTCAGGGAAGTAAGGAAGCTCATAAAGGAAGCCCAAGAACAGGTAGATAAAAAAAGGTTAGAGCTCTTCATAGAAAAGATCCAGAAGGCTATAAATAATAAGGAGATTACAGGTAAGGACCTTTACACCCTTGAGGAGAGAATAAAACATTCCACATCGCCAGAGAGGGAAACCTTAGAGAAGCTAAAGCAGAAGGTACTAGACTACTTTGAGCAGGAACTTCAAGAGAGGCTCCTCAAAATAAAACATGCACTGTCTAACATCCAAGCTTACAGCCTACAGGACCTCGAGACCATAGAGGATATTAAGGAGTTTAGAGCCTTCATATCTACCCTACCCACATCTTTACAGTCAAAGGCCCAGGAGTCGCTTTTGAGAACCCTTCAAGAGAAGATAGTACAGGAAAGGTTAAAGAGGTACAGCATAAAGACGGCAGAAGATAGAGTACTCTTTGGAAACGAAGAGTTTCCTAAGTTCTCAGGTCAGAGGAGAAAGCTAAACTGGCATTTAAAAGTGGAAGAGAGATTTCTGTATGATGGAAGAGAATACGCACGTATAGCCTTTGAGAGGGACGATGGAGTCCTATTAGAGCCCAAGAGGTACCCTAACATCCTACCCACAGAGGAGCTAAAGCATCCACCTCTTTGGCTTAGGCGATATCTCAGACACCTTAAAGGCCTTTACTCCTACCAGGAGTACAGGATACCCCTCTTTGTTGCCTATGAAGAAACTCCGTGGTTCGTACAAAACTTAGAGAAGTTCGTCTCTCACATAAAGGAACAGCTAGAGTACCAAGAGGGCATACTCATACTGGAGGGTGATGCAGGAACTGGTAAGAACTTCCTAGTAGAGGTCTTCTCGGCTCTTACCAACAGACCGCTCTACATAGTCCCTTGTAACTCCAAGATGGAAAAGGAGGACATCACCTTTACCTACGAGTTTGATGCAAAAAGGGGCACAAGGAGGGTTTACTCGGACCTAGTTAGAGCTTTGCAAACGCCTGGAGCCGTCATTTACTTTGACGAGATAAACACACTACCTGCCTCCCTGGTAAAGATATTCAACTCCCTGTTTGATTACAGAAGGTACTTAGTTCTGTCTTCAGGAGAGGTCATAAAGGCAAGGCCTGACGTAATATTGGTGGGTGGGATGAACCCACAGAATTACTTGGGTGTTTCGGAGCTTCCACAGGACGTAAAGTCTCGTGCCGATGTGCTTTTTGTAGACTACCCACCCTTTGAAGATCCATCTGGCTTCTACTATCCAGACGAGGCGCTCATACTAAGGAGCTTTGTACCAGAGGTGTCCTCTCTAACAAAGGAAGACTTTGTTTACCTTTGGTATCACGTGATAAACGGTGTGCCTACAGAGAGGTCCACACAGGTATACACCCCAGAGAGAGAAAAGTATGCACGGCGCATTTATGAGATCCTAAAGATAGCAAACGCCATAAGGAAGGCCTATAGAGAATATCAAACCCAACAATCAGAAGAACCGGTAGAGCTTGTCTTCTCCATAAGGGACACCATAAGGTGTGCAAGAAGGATAGTAAAGTACGAAGACACAAAAAAGCTCGTACTTGAGAGCATGCTTCCAAAGGTGAGCTCTCCCCTTGAAAGAGAGGTGATAAAGAGTTTAGTAGAGAACGTAGACCTTTAA
- a CDS encoding S41 family peptidase — protein MKKLRVILLLLTSFGLGFVLGTAGASQGSKNQEDSYRYIKLFTDVLQIVKQNYVEDPNIKDLIYGALNGMMRALDPFSSFFTPDEYKEFMEETEGEFGGVGIEISIEKGRPIVISPIEGTPAYNAGIKPGDIILEVDGKDTSNMSLMEVVKNIRGKPGTKVELTILRKGQDKPVKVTLERTLIKIKSVQWTTIDGVGYIRLSRFSDGVGKEVSKAVRELSKKNVSGIILDLRNDPGGLLSEAVNVAEVFVPRGKLIVYTKGRNQENVKYFSTKDPVYPKDLPLVVLINRGTASAAEIVTGALQDYKLATVMGEKSFGKASVQNIIPLEDGSAIKLTVAYYYTPSGRLIHKKGIEPNIVVPMSQEEEEKLQEAIREKRMKGATEGIILLPEKDVQLKKAIEYIKQKAVQKKVANF, from the coding sequence ATGAAAAAGCTAAGGGTAATACTCCTTTTACTTACATCCTTTGGTTTGGGCTTTGTGCTTGGTACTGCTGGTGCTTCACAAGGTTCTAAGAATCAGGAAGATTCTTACAGGTACATAAAGCTGTTTACTGATGTGCTCCAGATAGTAAAGCAGAACTATGTAGAGGATCCTAACATAAAGGATCTAATATACGGTGCTCTCAACGGTATGATGAGGGCTTTGGATCCTTTTTCCAGTTTCTTTACACCTGATGAGTACAAGGAATTCATGGAGGAGACAGAAGGAGAGTTTGGTGGTGTGGGGATAGAGATAAGCATTGAAAAGGGAAGACCTATAGTCATATCACCCATAGAGGGTACACCTGCTTACAACGCAGGTATAAAGCCAGGGGACATAATCTTGGAAGTTGACGGCAAAGACACCTCCAACATGAGCCTTATGGAGGTTGTGAAGAACATAAGGGGCAAGCCTGGGACGAAGGTAGAGCTTACCATACTAAGGAAGGGCCAAGATAAACCCGTAAAGGTTACCTTAGAGAGGACTCTCATAAAGATCAAGAGCGTCCAATGGACCACCATAGATGGTGTGGGTTACATAAGGCTGTCTAGGTTCAGTGACGGAGTCGGTAAAGAAGTGAGCAAGGCTGTCAGGGAACTTTCAAAGAAGAATGTGAGTGGTATCATACTTGATCTGAGAAACGATCCGGGTGGGCTTCTTTCTGAGGCTGTAAACGTTGCAGAGGTATTCGTACCTAGGGGTAAGCTCATAGTCTACACTAAAGGAAGGAACCAGGAGAATGTGAAGTACTTCTCTACGAAGGATCCCGTGTATCCTAAGGATTTACCTCTAGTGGTTCTCATAAACAGAGGTACGGCAAGCGCTGCTGAAATAGTCACGGGTGCCCTGCAAGATTACAAGCTTGCCACAGTCATGGGTGAGAAGAGCTTTGGGAAGGCATCTGTGCAGAACATAATACCTTTAGAGGATGGCTCTGCGATAAAGCTTACTGTTGCTTACTACTACACACCGTCAGGTAGGCTCATACACAAGAAGGGTATAGAACCAAACATAGTGGTGCCCATGAGCCAGGAGGAAGAGGAAAAGCTTCAGGAAGCCATAAGAGAAAAGAGGATGAAAGGCGCTACTGAGGGTATTATCCTCCTACCAGAAAAGGACGTGCAGCTCAAAAAGGCTATAGAGTACATAAAGCAGAAGGCCGTTCAAAAGAAGGTAGCCAACTTTTGA
- a CDS encoding segregation/condensation protein A gives MFVEDHPFALAYKLVREGKLDPWKVDIVELANAYLDYIRQAELLELSIPARAILAASFLLRKKMEVLFPPSPRKVERKRHYTLQELVELFQEEYPEVIEESKEDMQKKLKNIRNSTHTLAVKVQRSQRKEKQERVVPLHVSSFEDALKELLEVLKEKKNVYLSNLVNGKSIAPYLLAAMTLYYDGKINLYQEKPYSDILLEVTDGQ, from the coding sequence ATGTTTGTAGAGGACCATCCCTTTGCTCTAGCATACAAACTTGTAAGGGAAGGCAAGCTAGACCCCTGGAAGGTGGACATAGTAGAGTTAGCAAACGCTTACTTAGATTACATAAGACAGGCAGAACTTTTGGAGCTTAGCATACCCGCAAGGGCCATACTGGCCGCTTCTTTCCTTCTAAGGAAGAAGATGGAAGTACTCTTCCCACCATCCCCCAGAAAAGTAGAGAGAAAAAGACATTACACGCTCCAAGAACTTGTGGAACTCTTTCAGGAGGAGTATCCAGAAGTTATTGAAGAGTCTAAGGAAGACATGCAAAAAAAACTCAAAAATATCAGAAACTCTACGCATACTCTGGCAGTCAAGGTTCAAAGAAGTCAGAGAAAAGAGAAGCAGGAAAGAGTGGTACCCTTACACGTATCTAGCTTTGAAGACGCCCTAAAGGAATTACTTGAAGTCCTAAAAGAAAAGAAGAATGTCTATCTTTCTAACCTTGTAAACGGTAAGAGTATCGCTCCTTACCTTCTTGCTGCTATGACTCTTTACTATGATGGAAAGATTAACCTCTACCAAGAAAAGCCTTACTCTGACATACTCTTGGAGGTTACCGATGGTCAGTAA
- a CDS encoding class I SAM-dependent methyltransferase, translating to MVSKRVISDVFNKVSEKYDIFLDLVTLGLINRWQKTLISMLSEEGNRLDIGTGTGEVLVKSNNRGLKVGIDLAKGMLIKAKKKCKECYFVLADAENLPFKEGSFNTITLSLVYRHLLNKEAFLSEANRVLKPGGQIGILDLSKSKMTYPLFILFKYILKPLGVLLFGPDKWEFFVHSIENSLSKEELARETKKFGFELVDYKESFFGLVMFAVFKKPS from the coding sequence ATGGTCAGTAAAAGAGTCATATCCGATGTGTTTAACAAGGTAAGCGAAAAGTACGACATTTTTCTAGATCTAGTAACCCTTGGACTTATAAACAGATGGCAGAAGACACTGATCTCCATGCTGAGCGAAGAAGGCAACAGATTGGACATAGGAACAGGAACAGGAGAGGTCCTTGTAAAGTCTAACAACAGGGGTCTAAAGGTAGGCATAGACTTGGCCAAGGGCATGCTAATCAAAGCAAAGAAAAAATGCAAAGAATGCTACTTTGTCCTCGCAGATGCCGAAAACCTGCCCTTCAAAGAAGGCTCTTTTAACACTATAACCTTGTCTCTTGTTTATCGCCATCTTTTGAACAAAGAGGCTTTCCTTTCAGAAGCTAACAGGGTACTAAAACCAGGGGGACAGATAGGAATCCTGGACTTGAGTAAGAGCAAGATGACCTATCCCCTTTTTATTCTCTTTAAGTACATACTAAAACCTTTGGGTGTACTGCTTTTTGGACCTGACAAGTGGGAGTTTTTCGTGCATTCTATAGAAAACAGCTTATCAAAGGAAGAGCTCGCAAGGGAAACGAAAAAGTTTGGTTTTGAGCTTGTAGATTACAAGGAAAGCTTTTTTGGACTGGTAATGTTTGCAGTTTTCAAAAAGCCTTCTTAA